In Paenibacillus xylanilyticus, the genomic window CCAAATTCAGTCAAAATGTCTTTGGGAGGCGGGACTAACACCGCATTTACCCATCCATTGGAGGATGCCATCTGCCATATAATTAATACTGCTGCCGGAACCATCATCCCAATCAGGAAATGAATAGTCCGAAGAACAAACCTCTTTTCCGATATATGCTGCATAACCGCACCTCTACTTTATTTAAGTGCTTCCTCAATGTACTGGTTGTCAAACACGTCAGCGACGTTAATTCGCTTGCGGATAGTACCTAGTTCGAATTGGAAATCCGCCGTATTCTGCTGACTCGCTATGATATCGTCACTGACCGGAATGTTAATCATTGCTGCACGCGATTGCATACCTTGTACCAATTCAATCGGAATGTTCCGTTCATCGGCATAGCGCTGGAAGGCTTCCTCCTGGTTCGTTGCTTCCCACTGGCGCGCCTGCTCAAATATCTTTAAATATAGGGTAACAAGTTCCGGATACTCATTTGCAAAATCTGAGCGAACCAATTGAAACGACGGTGACAGTACACCCTCGGTCTCCCCATCAGCAAGTACCCGCCCTTTGCCGCTAAGTGTATTCAGGGTAATATAGGGATCCCAGACGGCCCAGGCATCCACTTTTCCGCTTTCGAATGAAGGCTGCGTTTCATCAGGTTGTAATTGAATTTCTTGAATATCGGATTTTGCCAAGCCGGCCTTCACGAGTACTTGATACAGGAAGTTGTAGGCGTTGCTGCCCTTGGTAACAGCGACCTTCTTACCCTTCAAATCGGCAATGGTTTGGATGAGACTATCGGTCGGCACAATGATTGCGACATTGTTCTTGCCATCAAGAACCTGTGAGATGATTTTGAAGTCAATGCCGGCTGCCTGTGCCGATATTGGCGGCATATTGCCCATGCCAGCAAAGTCCAAGTGATTGGATGCCATAGCTTCTACCATCGGAGGACCGCTCTGAAACTCCACCCACTCCACTTTTGCCCCCACTTCTCCAAATGCTTCTTCGAACCACTTCTGTTCTTGTGCTTTGCCAAACAAACCGCCCTTGCCTTGCACCCCAATTTTCACCTTGACATCCTCATAAGATGCCTTTGAATCCAAATTGCCTTCTTTCGTTGACGTGCCTGCAGTTTGTCCAGGGCTCGCATCCTTCTCTCCATTGCCAGCATTGTTGCTAGCATTGCTGCATCCCGCAACAATCAGAATCAGGACTATTAATACTGTAATCAAGCCATATCTATTACTCATCTATTCGCATCCCCTTTATGAACACATAATTGTTGATAATGCAGTTCTATTAAATACCGGCGCCCTCATCAATAAGGGGAGGATGCTCCACTTTTTCAAACTCACGTAGAACCCGGGAACGAAGCTCCTGAAATGAACCTCCGCTTCGCTTACGTTGATAGGGAAGGTCTACGTTCATCACATTGCGAATATGACCTGGACGAGGGTTCATGATAACGACTTTCTCTCCAAGAAATACCGCCTCGTCTAAGTCATGCGTAACAAATAACATGGTCGTCCGGATGCTCTGCCAGATGTCCAGCAGGGCTTCTTGCATATGTGTGCGTGTGAAGGCATCCAGAGCTCCAAAGGGCTCATCGAGCAGCAGAATCTCTGGTTTGCGCAGCAGAGCTCTAGCAATGGCAACCCTCTGGGCCATTCCTCCAGACAGTTCCTTCGGGTACGCTTTCTCGAATCCTTTTAGACGAACCAATTCAATCAGCT contains:
- a CDS encoding aliphatic sulfonate ABC transporter substrate-binding protein, whose product is MSNRYGLITVLIVLILIVAGCSNASNNAGNGEKDASPGQTAGTSTKEGNLDSKASYEDVKVKIGVQGKGGLFGKAQEQKWFEEAFGEVGAKVEWVEFQSGPPMVEAMASNHLDFAGMGNMPPISAQAAGIDFKIISQVLDGKNNVAIIVPTDSLIQTIADLKGKKVAVTKGSNAYNFLYQVLVKAGLAKSDIQEIQLQPDETQPSFESGKVDAWAVWDPYITLNTLSGKGRVLADGETEGVLSPSFQLVRSDFANEYPELVTLYLKIFEQARQWEATNQEEAFQRYADERNIPIELVQGMQSRAAMINIPVSDDIIASQQNTADFQFELGTIRKRINVADVFDNQYIEEALK
- a CDS encoding ABC transporter ATP-binding protein; amino-acid sequence: MLTIERLNKTFSAPTGPIVALSNIRLQVERGQFITFIGPSGCGKSTLLKIVAGLDTTYEGKVELSGKAITGPSVDKGFIFQEPRLFPWMTVEKNIAANLSLSNAEVRYQVQELIELVRLKGFEKAYPKELSGGMAQRVAIARALLRKPEILLLDEPFGALDAFTRTHMQEALLDIWQSIRTTMLFVTHDLDEAVFLGEKVVIMNPRPGHIRNVMNVDLPYQRKRSGGSFQELRSRVLREFEKVEHPPLIDEGAGI